In Vitis vinifera cultivar Pinot Noir 40024 chromosome 11, ASM3070453v1, a genomic segment contains:
- the LOC100246170 gene encoding uncharacterized protein LOC100246170 isoform X1 has product MLQGLVMGISRTEVNLRRLLAAAPQQQNQAKLIHYVATLREQLEQLTEERTLEGLPRVSKPKVNEYSEKIEAIASKIGSPSSNVQVSQEPFSGTSGKEGTSKTEEEDHMPLSPGLRRRFVPASKFEDRSHDTIKADASGPVKLDAAAQAHIEKHRKLQEDLTDEMVGLAKQLKQSSLLMSQSIQNTEKILDSTEKAVEHSLASTGHVNTRAMDIYSNSFKTTCFTWIMIFVMTCIFIMVVLLIRVT; this is encoded by the exons ATGCTGCAGGGTCTTGTAATGGGTATCAGTAGAACTGAAGTAAACTTGAGGAGGTTGCTTGCAGCCGCACCTCAGCAACAAAATCAGGCAAAGCTTATACAT TATGTTGCTACTTTACGAGAACAATTAGAACAATTGACTGAAGAGAGAACTCTAGAAGGATTACCAAG AGTTTCAAAACCGAAGGTGAATGAATATTCAGAGAAGATCGAAGCTATTGCTTCCAAAATAGGTTCTCCATCG TCCAATGTGCAAGTTTCCCAGGAGCCTTTTTCTGGTACTTCTGGCAAGGAAGGCACTTCTAAAACTGAAGAAGAGGATCACATGCCCCTTTCCCCAGGATTGCGAAGGAGATTTGT GCCTGCTTCAAAATTTGAAGATAGATCTCATGATACTATAAAGGCAGATGCATCGGGGCCAGTCAAATTGGATGCTGCAGCACAGGCACACATTGAGAAGCACAG GAAGCTTCAAGAAGACCTGACAGATGAAATGGTTGGATTGGCAAAGCAGCTCAAGCAGAGTAGTCTCTTGATGAGCCAGTCCATTCAGAACACTGAAAAA ATACTTGATTCTACAGAGAAGGCAGTTGAGCATAGCTTGGCAAGCACTGGCCATGTCAATACACGAGCTATGGATATATACTCAAATAGTTTTAAGACCACATGCTTCACGTGGATTATGATATTTGTGATGACTTGTATCTTCATAATGGTTGTGCTTCTGATTCGTGTCACTTAA
- the LOC100246170 gene encoding uncharacterized protein LOC100246170 isoform X2 codes for MGISRTEVNLRRLLAAAPQQQNQAKLIHYVATLREQLEQLTEERTLEGLPRVSKPKVNEYSEKIEAIASKIGSPSSNVQVSQEPFSGTSGKEGTSKTEEEDHMPLSPGLRRRFVPASKFEDRSHDTIKADASGPVKLDAAAQAHIEKHRKLQEDLTDEMVGLAKQLKQSSLLMSQSIQNTEKILDSTEKAVEHSLASTGHVNTRAMDIYSNSFKTTCFTWIMIFVMTCIFIMVVLLIRVT; via the exons ATGGGTATCAGTAGAACTGAAGTAAACTTGAGGAGGTTGCTTGCAGCCGCACCTCAGCAACAAAATCAGGCAAAGCTTATACAT TATGTTGCTACTTTACGAGAACAATTAGAACAATTGACTGAAGAGAGAACTCTAGAAGGATTACCAAG AGTTTCAAAACCGAAGGTGAATGAATATTCAGAGAAGATCGAAGCTATTGCTTCCAAAATAGGTTCTCCATCG TCCAATGTGCAAGTTTCCCAGGAGCCTTTTTCTGGTACTTCTGGCAAGGAAGGCACTTCTAAAACTGAAGAAGAGGATCACATGCCCCTTTCCCCAGGATTGCGAAGGAGATTTGT GCCTGCTTCAAAATTTGAAGATAGATCTCATGATACTATAAAGGCAGATGCATCGGGGCCAGTCAAATTGGATGCTGCAGCACAGGCACACATTGAGAAGCACAG GAAGCTTCAAGAAGACCTGACAGATGAAATGGTTGGATTGGCAAAGCAGCTCAAGCAGAGTAGTCTCTTGATGAGCCAGTCCATTCAGAACACTGAAAAA ATACTTGATTCTACAGAGAAGGCAGTTGAGCATAGCTTGGCAAGCACTGGCCATGTCAATACACGAGCTATGGATATATACTCAAATAGTTTTAAGACCACATGCTTCACGTGGATTATGATATTTGTGATGACTTGTATCTTCATAATGGTTGTGCTTCTGATTCGTGTCACTTAA